One Tripterygium wilfordii isolate XIE 37 chromosome 10, ASM1340144v1, whole genome shotgun sequence DNA segment encodes these proteins:
- the LOC120007544 gene encoding auxin response factor 2B-like isoform X1 has protein sequence MAAVTDGVDGAGDLYKQLWHACAGPLVTVPRQGELVFYFPQGHIEQVEASTNQVSDRQMPAYDLPAKILCRVVNVRLKAEPATDEVFAQVTLLPEPIQDENNVAKDTTRLLPLPSRSRVFSFCKTLTASDTSTHGGFSVLRRHAEECLPQLDMSGQPPAQDLVAQDLHGNEWRFRHIYRGQPRRHLLQSGWSLFISSKKLVAGDAFIFLRGDNGELRVGVRRALRQQINVPTSVISCHSMHIGILASAWHAISTGTMFTVYYKPRTSPAEFIIPFDKYMESLKSDHSVGMRFKMRFEGEEAPEQRFSGTVTGVEDADHLRWPGSRWRCLKVRWDETYPIYRPERVSPWTLEPAMTPLDPVPACRLRWPHPKLVLPSADSSVYLREGSSKVTLDPSPHDGFTEALENRESLALRGLSNANNGSNSIGWIPLQGDKQTISDCGKRKCGGEDKVHEVMHMKPLSGPQSPHGIYKNSRASVEHNHDNIDHLRKRAFDREEIFKMPMHLQSMTFLNPSFRMCEFSAELPEAEDKLRGVEAVHQPGSQFLSLFPPHPMALGSSPHLQKQEVGTSRRDGNCRLFGISLSSNSPETELAMLCNNPEQQVQKQHTPASDQLQHLRSYQRLEQLECTTIGCEELGSSLQAPNQVSKDVVGKLQGNSYRSCIKVHKQGVALGRSVDLTKFSGYDELVAEFDKIFEFGGELIAADKKWLIVFTDDEGDMMLVGDDPWQEFCCMVRKIFIYTKEEVNRMGGQPSPRAEQNSPTANHWSRSQE, from the exons ATGGCTGCTGTGACGGACGGCGTAGATGGTGCAGGTGATCTGTATAAGCAGCTCTGGCATGCTTGTGCTGGTCCCCTGGTGACAGTGCCTCGCCAAGGAGagcttgttttctattttcctcAGGGTCATATCGAGCAG GTTGAAGCATCAACGAATCAGGTTTCCGATCGACAAATGCCAGCATATGATCTTCCAGCAAAAATACTCTGTCGCGTGGTCAATGTTAGATTGAAG GCTGAACCCGCCACTGATGAAGTTTTCGCTCAAGTGACTCTGCTCCCTGAACCTATT CAAGATGAGAACAATGTGGCTAAGGACACGACGCGTCTTTTGCCTCTGCCTTCACGTTCTCGTGTGTTTTCTTTCTGTAAGACCCTGACCGCATCTGATACGAGCACGCATGGTGGATTTTCGGTGCTAAGACGACATGCCGAGGAGTGCCTGCCCCAACTG GACATGTCTGGGCAACCACCGGCTCAGGACTTGGTAGCCCAGGATCTGCATGGAAATGAGTGGCGTTTCCGACATATATATCGAG GTCAACCAAGGAGGCACCTTCTTCAAAGTGGTTGGAGTCTCTTCATCAGCTCTAAAAAGCTTGTTGCGGGAGATGCTTTTATATTTCTCAG GGGTGACAATGGGGAACTTCGAGTTGGGGTAAGGCGCGCTTTGAGGCAGCAAATTAATGTTCCAACTTCTGTCATATCCTGCCACAGTATGCATATCGGTATCCTTGCATCAGCGTGGCATGCAATTTCTACGGGAACAATGTTCACTGTCTACTATAAACCCAG GACCAGCCCTGCTGAATTTATTATACCCTTTGATAAATACATGGAGTCTCTCAAGAGCGACCACTCTGTGGGGATGAGGTTTAAAATGAGGTTTGAAGGTGAGGAAGCTCCAGAACAAAG GTTTTCCGGCACGGTGACTGGTGTGGAAGATGCCGATCATCTAAGGTGGCCTGGTTCCAGATGGAGATGCCTCAAG GTGCGATGGGATGAAACTTATCCCATCTATCGTCCAGAGAGGGTTTCCCCATGGACACTAGAGCCTGCTATGACTCCTCTGGACCCTGTTCCTGCATGCCGACTGAGATGGCCCCACCCAAAGCTGGTGTTACCATCTGCTGATTCTTCTGTTTATTTGAGGGAAG GTTCATCTAAAGTCACGTTAGACCCTTCACCACACGATGGGTTCACCGAAGCCTTGGAAAATCGAGAAAGCTTGGCTTTGAGAGGCCTATCTAATGCAAATAATGGCTCTAACAGTATTGGATGGATTCCATTACAAGGTGATAAGCAAACCATCTCAGATTGTGGTAAAAGAAAATGTGGGGGAGAGGACAAGGTACATGAAGTAATGCATATGAAACCCCTATCAGGTCCTCAATCCCCACATGGAATCTATAAAAATAGTCGGGCTTCTGTTGAGCATAACCATGATAATATTGACCATTTGAGGAAACGAGCTTTTGATCGAGAAGAAATATTCAAGATGCCTATGCATCTACAGTCCATGACTTTCTTGAATCCCTCCTTTAGGATGTGTGAATTCAGTGCAGAACTTCCTGAAGCAGAAGATAAACTTCGCGGTGTTGAAGCCGTGCATCAACCTGGAAGTCAGTTTTTGTCTCTGTTTCCTCCTCATCCTATGGCATTAGGTTCATCTCCACATTTGCAAAAACAGGAAGTGGGGACGTCTAGAAGAGATGGCAATTGTAGACTTTTCGGAATCTCCCTCTCCAGTAATTCTCCTGAAACAGAATTAGCCATGTTATGTAACAACCCCGAGCAACAGGTGCAAAAGCAGCACACTCCTGCATCAGACCAACTGCAACACTTGAGGTCTTATCAGAGGTTGGAGCAATTAGAATGTACCACCATTGGTTGTGAGGAACTGGGGAGCTCCCTGCAAGCTCCAAATCAGGTTTCTAAAGATGTTGTGGGCAAGCTTCAGGGCAATTCCTACAGAAGTTGCATTAAG gTTCACAAGCAAGGAGTAGCCTTGGGGAGGTCTGTGGACCTCACGAAGTTCAGTGGCTATGATGAATTGGTTGCAGAAtttgataagatttttgaatttggtGGTGAACTAATAGCTGCTGACAAGAAGTGGCTTATTGTTTTCACCGATGATGAGGGTGATATGATGCTTGTAGGAGATGATCCCTGGCA GGAAT
- the LOC120007544 gene encoding auxin response factor 2B-like isoform X2, translated as MAAVTDGVDGAGDLYKQLWHACAGPLVTVPRQGELVFYFPQGHIEQVEASTNQVSDRQMPAYDLPAKILCRVVNVRLKAEPATDEVFAQQDENNVAKDTTRLLPLPSRSRVFSFCKTLTASDTSTHGGFSVLRRHAEECLPQLDMSGQPPAQDLVAQDLHGNEWRFRHIYRGQPRRHLLQSGWSLFISSKKLVAGDAFIFLRGDNGELRVGVRRALRQQINVPTSVISCHSMHIGILASAWHAISTGTMFTVYYKPRTSPAEFIIPFDKYMESLKSDHSVGMRFKMRFEGEEAPEQRFSGTVTGVEDADHLRWPGSRWRCLKVRWDETYPIYRPERVSPWTLEPAMTPLDPVPACRLRWPHPKLVLPSADSSVYLREGSSKVTLDPSPHDGFTEALENRESLALRGLSNANNGSNSIGWIPLQGDKQTISDCGKRKCGGEDKVHEVMHMKPLSGPQSPHGIYKNSRASVEHNHDNIDHLRKRAFDREEIFKMPMHLQSMTFLNPSFRMCEFSAELPEAEDKLRGVEAVHQPGSQFLSLFPPHPMALGSSPHLQKQEVGTSRRDGNCRLFGISLSSNSPETELAMLCNNPEQQVQKQHTPASDQLQHLRSYQRLEQLECTTIGCEELGSSLQAPNQVSKDVVGKLQGNSYRSCIKVHKQGVALGRSVDLTKFSGYDELVAEFDKIFEFGGELIAADKKWLIVFTDDEGDMMLVGDDPWQEFCCMVRKIFIYTKEEVNRMGGQPSPRAEQNSPTANHWSRSQE; from the exons ATGGCTGCTGTGACGGACGGCGTAGATGGTGCAGGTGATCTGTATAAGCAGCTCTGGCATGCTTGTGCTGGTCCCCTGGTGACAGTGCCTCGCCAAGGAGagcttgttttctattttcctcAGGGTCATATCGAGCAG GTTGAAGCATCAACGAATCAGGTTTCCGATCGACAAATGCCAGCATATGATCTTCCAGCAAAAATACTCTGTCGCGTGGTCAATGTTAGATTGAAG GCTGAACCCGCCACTGATGAAGTTTTCGCTCAA CAAGATGAGAACAATGTGGCTAAGGACACGACGCGTCTTTTGCCTCTGCCTTCACGTTCTCGTGTGTTTTCTTTCTGTAAGACCCTGACCGCATCTGATACGAGCACGCATGGTGGATTTTCGGTGCTAAGACGACATGCCGAGGAGTGCCTGCCCCAACTG GACATGTCTGGGCAACCACCGGCTCAGGACTTGGTAGCCCAGGATCTGCATGGAAATGAGTGGCGTTTCCGACATATATATCGAG GTCAACCAAGGAGGCACCTTCTTCAAAGTGGTTGGAGTCTCTTCATCAGCTCTAAAAAGCTTGTTGCGGGAGATGCTTTTATATTTCTCAG GGGTGACAATGGGGAACTTCGAGTTGGGGTAAGGCGCGCTTTGAGGCAGCAAATTAATGTTCCAACTTCTGTCATATCCTGCCACAGTATGCATATCGGTATCCTTGCATCAGCGTGGCATGCAATTTCTACGGGAACAATGTTCACTGTCTACTATAAACCCAG GACCAGCCCTGCTGAATTTATTATACCCTTTGATAAATACATGGAGTCTCTCAAGAGCGACCACTCTGTGGGGATGAGGTTTAAAATGAGGTTTGAAGGTGAGGAAGCTCCAGAACAAAG GTTTTCCGGCACGGTGACTGGTGTGGAAGATGCCGATCATCTAAGGTGGCCTGGTTCCAGATGGAGATGCCTCAAG GTGCGATGGGATGAAACTTATCCCATCTATCGTCCAGAGAGGGTTTCCCCATGGACACTAGAGCCTGCTATGACTCCTCTGGACCCTGTTCCTGCATGCCGACTGAGATGGCCCCACCCAAAGCTGGTGTTACCATCTGCTGATTCTTCTGTTTATTTGAGGGAAG GTTCATCTAAAGTCACGTTAGACCCTTCACCACACGATGGGTTCACCGAAGCCTTGGAAAATCGAGAAAGCTTGGCTTTGAGAGGCCTATCTAATGCAAATAATGGCTCTAACAGTATTGGATGGATTCCATTACAAGGTGATAAGCAAACCATCTCAGATTGTGGTAAAAGAAAATGTGGGGGAGAGGACAAGGTACATGAAGTAATGCATATGAAACCCCTATCAGGTCCTCAATCCCCACATGGAATCTATAAAAATAGTCGGGCTTCTGTTGAGCATAACCATGATAATATTGACCATTTGAGGAAACGAGCTTTTGATCGAGAAGAAATATTCAAGATGCCTATGCATCTACAGTCCATGACTTTCTTGAATCCCTCCTTTAGGATGTGTGAATTCAGTGCAGAACTTCCTGAAGCAGAAGATAAACTTCGCGGTGTTGAAGCCGTGCATCAACCTGGAAGTCAGTTTTTGTCTCTGTTTCCTCCTCATCCTATGGCATTAGGTTCATCTCCACATTTGCAAAAACAGGAAGTGGGGACGTCTAGAAGAGATGGCAATTGTAGACTTTTCGGAATCTCCCTCTCCAGTAATTCTCCTGAAACAGAATTAGCCATGTTATGTAACAACCCCGAGCAACAGGTGCAAAAGCAGCACACTCCTGCATCAGACCAACTGCAACACTTGAGGTCTTATCAGAGGTTGGAGCAATTAGAATGTACCACCATTGGTTGTGAGGAACTGGGGAGCTCCCTGCAAGCTCCAAATCAGGTTTCTAAAGATGTTGTGGGCAAGCTTCAGGGCAATTCCTACAGAAGTTGCATTAAG gTTCACAAGCAAGGAGTAGCCTTGGGGAGGTCTGTGGACCTCACGAAGTTCAGTGGCTATGATGAATTGGTTGCAGAAtttgataagatttttgaatttggtGGTGAACTAATAGCTGCTGACAAGAAGTGGCTTATTGTTTTCACCGATGATGAGGGTGATATGATGCTTGTAGGAGATGATCCCTGGCA GGAAT
- the LOC120007090 gene encoding uncharacterized protein LOC120007090 — protein MVERFFFVRQEDFHEDSHSIMLLSGPSSCGKTSLLFQFAFNAAMEDNIGDRKVVFICNRRRLESKPPYLSQGVDPSSDIFQRIQMKYVDDDEGIKKYFAAFHFHDIFPAAVVVDDFGGFFDERSCQEKYANPRGRDLAMVRTLSLCHNAIIHANEKEPCKLLFSDTHHGDSPRLLFIYKRWVPSIFTIKGDGSGLFLLRSNSSSKSGKSERLRTAKYSIALQYLFLEGIIEENQ, from the exons ATGGTGGAGAGGTTCTTCTTTGTGAGGCAAGAGGATTTCCATGAAGATTCCCACTCGATAATGCTCTTATCTGGGCCATCTTCCTG TGGAAAAACTTCATTGCTATTCCAGTTCGCTTTCAACGCTGCAATGGAGGACAATATTGGCGACCGCAAGGTGGTTTTCATATGCAACCGACGCAGGTTAGAAAGCAAACCCCCGTATCTCTCACAG GGCGTTGATCCGTCATCTGATATCTTTCAGCGCATTCAAATGAA GTATGTGGATGATGATGAGGGGATTAAGAAGTATTTTGCTGCATTTCACTTCCATGACATATTTCCTGCTGCAgttgttgttgatgattttgGGGGATTCTTTGATGAAAG GAGTTGCCAAGAGAAATATGCTAATCCTCGTGGAAGGGACCTCGCAATGGTTAGGACTTTGTCATTATGCCACAATGCAATAATCCATGCAAA TGAGAAGGAGCCTTGCAAGCTTCTGTTTTCTGATACACACCATGGAGATTCCCCAAGGCTGCTCTTCATCTACAAGAGATGGGTTCCTTCCATTTTTACAATCAAAG GTGATGGTTCTGGATTGTTTCTCCTAAGAAGCAATAGCAGTTCAAAAAGTGGCAAGTCAGAGAGGTTGAGAACAGCAAAGTACTCAATTGCTCTTCAATATCTGTTTCTGGAGGGCATCATTGAGGAGAACCAATAG
- the LOC120007091 gene encoding light-regulated protein, chloroplastic-like — protein MQAAMNLVSSPLSIVIPTKSSLPLKSIAKLQGRQFPRIRAAKVQPDTTTVDYSSMTSVFPAEACETIGGEACDVEMYQETKLKPETGNTVPKPASEQVEREYIDYANPKTVFLEEACDDLGGEFCDPEYLSKGN, from the exons ATGCAGGCAGCCATGAACTTAGTTTCATCACCTCTTTCGATTGTAATACCCACCAAATCCTCTTTGCCATTGAAATCcattgcaaagcttcaaggtCGCCAATTTCCTCGGATCAGAGCAGCTAAGGTGCAACCTGACACAACAACAGTTGATTATAGCTCCATGACCTC TGTATTCCCAGCTGAGGCTTGCGAGACAATCGGTGGGGAAGCTTGTGACGTTGAAATGTACCAAGAAACGAAGCTCAAACCAGAGACTGGAAACACAGTGCCAAAACCTGCTTCAGAGCAGGTTGAAAGAGAATATATAGACTATGCCAATCCCAAAAC GGTGTTCCTCGAAGAAGCCTGTGATGATCTTGGAGGAGAATTCTGTGACCCCGAGTATCTGAGCAAAGGTAACTAG